The following DNA comes from Amycolatopsis solani.
TCAGAGCAGCAAGTCGCCCAATGTGAACGGGTACACGACGGCGTTCTGCTCGACCGGCCCGGCGATGCCGGGGACGTCCGCGGCGCACGCGTGCTGGTGCAGGCCCAGCCGCGAGTGGAACCAGCCCGGCCGCCCGGGGATGCCGTTGTGCCGGGTCAGCCAGAGGATGACTTCGCTGTCCGCCCAGCGGTCCGGGTGCAGCCGGTTCGCCCAGCAGTCGTGGTCGGCGTAGACCAGCACCCGCTCGATGCGTGCCGCGTGCCGGACGTGCTTGATCCACGCCTTGATGAACCGGTCGTCGACACTCGGCGCGGCGACTTCGAGGGCCGGCGCGAGCGACCCGGTGGCGAACGCGCCGAGCCTGCTGGCGGTGCGCACGAAGTGGTCGGCCTGGTCGTGCACCGCACCGGGCCGCGCGTAGTGCCGCCCCCCGACGTGCAGCCCGGCTTCCTGCGCCCCGGCCAGGTTCCGCTCGGCGGCGCCGTTGCTCCAGTTGACGTTCTCGCTGATGGTCACCGAGACGAACTTGGTGTCCGCCGCGCGGACGGCGTACCAGTCGGACACCCGCTCACGGTGGGACAGCGAGATGCCGCGTTCGCTCTCCGGTCCCGTCACTGTCCCGCCCCCGCCACTCCGGTGGAGAGCACACCATACGTCGCCGACGGCGGACCCGCAGTGACACCCACGCGGTTGATCAGGCGATTTCCCGCTCGGCCC
Coding sequences within:
- a CDS encoding glycoside hydrolase family 25 protein, producing MTGPESERGISLSHRERVSDWYAVRAADTKFVSVTISENVNWSNGAAERNLAGAQEAGLHVGGRHYARPGAVHDQADHFVRTASRLGAFATGSLAPALEVAAPSVDDRFIKAWIKHVRHAARIERVLVYADHDCWANRLHPDRWADSEVILWLTRHNGIPGRPGWFHSRLGLHQHACAADVPGIAGPVEQNAVVYPFTLGDLLL